One window of Marinomonas primoryensis genomic DNA carries:
- a CDS encoding branched-chain amino acid ABC transporter substrate-binding protein — MSNTVIKKTLLSLAIAGAATLAQAEVVIGVAGPHTGAYAAFGEQLWKGAEQAAADINANGGINGEMIELVKADDACEPKQAVSVANRLVDSDGALAVVGHFCSSSSIPASRIYEEAGVLMVTPASTSPTLTDQGLSNVFRVCGRDDQQGDVAASYIIDTLGAKRIAIIHDKDTYGKGLADATKATLNAYGVEEVMYEGLTRGEKDFNALITKIRSVDADVVYFGGLHSEAGPLVRQLREQGSKAIFMSGDGIVSDEFVSVAGSPDYVDGVLMTFGADPTSYPAGKAVVQGFRDKGFEPEGYVLYSYTAMQVVAAALSNSNLDPVKAAEWLQSHSVDTAMGKKTFNDKGDLTVSDYVMYEWDAQGKYHQVN; from the coding sequence ATGTCAAACACAGTTATTAAAAAAACATTACTTTCTCTTGCTATCGCTGGTGCTGCGACACTGGCTCAGGCTGAAGTTGTAATCGGTGTTGCTGGTCCTCATACAGGTGCTTATGCCGCATTTGGCGAGCAACTTTGGAAAGGCGCTGAACAAGCAGCCGCTGACATTAATGCTAACGGTGGTATTAATGGCGAAATGATTGAATTGGTTAAAGCAGATGATGCTTGTGAACCAAAGCAAGCCGTTTCAGTTGCAAACCGTTTAGTAGATTCTGATGGCGCTCTTGCGGTTGTTGGTCACTTTTGTTCTTCTTCATCTATTCCGGCTTCAAGAATTTATGAAGAAGCGGGTGTTCTAATGGTGACTCCAGCTTCAACTAGCCCAACGCTTACTGATCAAGGTTTATCAAACGTTTTCCGTGTATGTGGTCGTGATGATCAGCAAGGTGACGTAGCGGCGAGCTATATTATTGATACTCTAGGTGCTAAACGTATTGCCATTATTCATGATAAAGACACTTATGGTAAAGGTCTTGCTGACGCTACGAAAGCGACTCTTAACGCTTACGGCGTAGAAGAAGTAATGTATGAAGGTTTGACTCGTGGTGAGAAAGATTTCAACGCATTAATTACAAAAATCCGTTCTGTTGATGCTGACGTTGTTTACTTCGGTGGTCTTCACTCAGAAGCTGGTCCACTAGTTCGTCAGTTGCGCGAGCAAGGTTCTAAAGCAATCTTCATGTCTGGTGATGGTATTGTTTCGGATGAGTTCGTTTCTGTTGCTGGTTCACCAGATTATGTTGATGGTGTATTGATGACATTCGGTGCTGATCCAACCTCTTACCCTGCTGGTAAAGCAGTAGTTCAAGGGTTCCGTGACAAAGGCTTTGAGCCAGAAGGTTATGTGCTTTATTCGTACACTGCGATGCAAGTTGTAGCGGCTGCTTTATCAAACAGCAATCTTGACCCAGTTAAAGCTGCAGAATGGTTGCAATCTCATTCTGTTGACACTGCAATGGGCAAGAAAACTTTTAATGATAAAGGCGATTTGACGGTTTCTGACTACGTTATGTATGAGTGGGATGCTCAAGGTAAATATCATCAAGTAAACTAA
- a CDS encoding divergent polysaccharide deacetylase family protein, with the protein MVDLKKVSVVVFFLFSLYGWANELDRIADRAQTVITNDDDAVQLEETQITEQENPIFFEVPAVLPEHLGPLVAPKKHEAPQKYIVSEKQAVTKKLSSKKASDGPVASTPPLLPNLPILDTPQPWAPTMVPFLDAPFLHQYDSLSKDKPLSPVVKPELDRKVPSGKVIPAKILAVDVHPKMPRIAILIDDLGYNRQGMESSLALPYEVALAILPETPFALPTALTAKEQGRITLLHAPMENQRELKLGPGGLYANMTEHQLKATLNKDLDGLPGIQGVNNHMGSLLTTKADSMKWVMEVLKGRSLFFIDSLTSPKSVAKKTAQEYGLKTVSRDVFLDNIRTEKAIDKQFSRLIKRARRHGSALAIGHPYPETMAYLKKRLNHLEADGVRLVRLSDVLEIMPQHTKE; encoded by the coding sequence TTGGTTGATTTAAAGAAAGTCTCTGTTGTTGTGTTTTTTTTGTTTTCCTTGTACGGGTGGGCAAATGAGTTGGATCGTATTGCTGACCGTGCGCAAACAGTAATCACTAATGATGACGATGCGGTTCAACTTGAAGAAACTCAAATTACCGAACAAGAAAACCCAATTTTTTTTGAAGTCCCTGCCGTTCTTCCTGAGCATTTAGGTCCTTTGGTTGCTCCAAAAAAACATGAAGCGCCACAAAAATATATCGTTTCGGAAAAGCAGGCAGTGACAAAAAAACTTTCCTCAAAGAAAGCGTCAGATGGCCCTGTCGCTTCTACTCCCCCTTTATTGCCTAACCTTCCAATATTGGATACGCCCCAGCCTTGGGCGCCAACAATGGTGCCTTTTTTGGATGCACCGTTTCTCCATCAGTATGATTCTCTTTCTAAAGATAAGCCGCTTTCACCGGTTGTTAAGCCAGAATTAGATCGTAAAGTGCCTAGTGGAAAGGTTATTCCCGCTAAAATACTGGCCGTTGACGTGCATCCAAAAATGCCAAGGATTGCGATTTTGATCGATGATCTTGGGTATAATCGACAAGGAATGGAATCATCGTTGGCATTACCTTATGAAGTAGCTCTGGCTATTTTGCCAGAAACCCCTTTTGCTCTACCAACGGCGTTAACGGCGAAAGAGCAGGGTAGAATCACCTTGTTGCATGCTCCAATGGAAAACCAGCGAGAGTTGAAATTGGGCCCTGGTGGCTTGTATGCCAATATGACCGAACATCAGTTAAAAGCGACGTTGAATAAGGACTTAGATGGTTTACCCGGAATTCAAGGTGTGAATAATCACATGGGAAGCTTATTAACGACCAAAGCAGATTCGATGAAGTGGGTCATGGAAGTACTAAAAGGCCGCTCTCTATTTTTCATTGACAGTTTAACGAGCCCTAAAAGCGTGGCGAAAAAAACAGCCCAAGAATATGGCTTGAAGACAGTCAGTCGTGATGTGTTTTTGGATAACATTCGAACGGAAAAAGCGATTGATAAGCAATTTTCTCGCCTAATAAAACGAGCAAGGCGTCATGGGAGCGCATTGGCGATAGGTCATCCTTATCCTGAAACAATGGCATACCTTAAAAAGCGTCTTAATCATTTAGAAGCTGACGGTGTTCGTCTTGTTCGCTTATCTGACGTACTTGAGATAATGCCTCAGCATACCAAAGAGTAA
- a CDS encoding S41 family peptidase: MINILRQHIPFLFMVLLAQPVFSADIQEKSILPTAEIQSFVETFETIREGYVEVLSDEDILNKALKGMVSGLDPHSEYFTKSELVDFNELTSGNYAGIGVEVEMRDNHLIIVTPVDASAAAEAGILPGDVIIKIDNTLITDLGMQDIVTLMRGEIGTTVTLDIERDGEVKHYELIRRLVEDESVTEKWLDDGIAYFRLSQFQGDSASEFYQSIDKLEQERTIKGVVLDLRNNPGGVLQSAVGVVDAFIDKGMIVYTNGRHEMSKGQFMATKENTKLGTVPLVVLVNEGSASASEIVAGALQDHQRAVILGTETFGKGSVQTVVPLSNGDAVKLTTALYYTPNGRSIQAQGITPDLVVPQATLTFEKGQFFIKEAELKGHLDNGTGGKERTSADVKSDISELAQTDFQLFQAVTILKTLPKLVQKQ, translated from the coding sequence ATGATCAATATACTGCGACAGCACATTCCCTTTTTATTTATGGTGTTATTAGCGCAGCCTGTTTTTTCTGCAGACATCCAAGAAAAATCCATTTTACCGACCGCTGAAATCCAATCTTTTGTTGAAACTTTTGAAACCATTCGTGAAGGTTATGTAGAAGTCTTGTCTGATGAGGATATTCTCAATAAGGCGTTAAAAGGTATGGTATCAGGCCTGGATCCGCATTCAGAGTATTTCACAAAAAGTGAATTGGTTGACTTCAATGAGCTGACTTCCGGAAATTATGCGGGGATTGGTGTAGAAGTTGAAATGAGAGACAACCATTTGATAATCGTTACACCGGTTGATGCTTCGGCGGCAGCGGAAGCGGGAATTTTACCGGGCGATGTTATTATTAAGATTGATAATACGTTAATTACAGATCTGGGCATGCAAGATATTGTGACACTTATGCGTGGTGAAATTGGCACCACAGTGACTTTGGATATTGAGCGCGATGGGGAAGTTAAACACTACGAACTCATACGGCGATTGGTCGAAGATGAAAGTGTTACTGAAAAATGGTTAGACGATGGTATTGCGTATTTTCGTCTCAGTCAGTTCCAAGGTGATAGTGCATCAGAATTTTATCAATCCATTGATAAGCTGGAGCAAGAAAGAACAATTAAAGGCGTTGTTTTAGATTTACGAAACAATCCTGGCGGTGTTTTGCAAAGTGCAGTTGGCGTCGTAGATGCCTTTATTGATAAAGGTATGATTGTTTACACCAACGGTCGCCATGAAATGTCTAAAGGGCAGTTTATGGCAACAAAGGAAAATACCAAACTTGGGACAGTTCCTCTTGTCGTACTTGTAAATGAAGGGTCAGCCTCGGCCTCTGAAATTGTGGCGGGTGCTTTACAAGATCACCAGCGTGCCGTGATTTTAGGTACGGAAACCTTCGGTAAAGGCTCTGTTCAAACGGTGGTTCCATTGTCTAATGGCGATGCGGTAAAGTTAACTACCGCCTTGTACTACACGCCAAATGGCCGCTCCATCCAAGCGCAAGGTATTACGCCTGATCTTGTTGTTCCGCAAGCTACGTTGACGTTCGAAAAGGGGCAATTCTTTATTAAAGAAGCAGAACTTAAAGGGCATTTAGACAACGGTACGGGTGGTAAAGAGCGAACAAGCGCAGATGTGAAATCTGATATTAGTGAGCTCGCACAAACGGATTTCCAGTTATTTCAAGCTGTTACTATTCTGAAAACTCTGCCTAAGCTAGTTCAGAAACAGTAA
- a CDS encoding murein hydrolase activator EnvC family protein, producing MILLSRCLLLCFFLLSSVGWAAGEPQTPEEAKQQIQTLQKDLKKLNGWLKDLKSERSDVEKQLEGKEKDIQELLKKIQSIQDGLKKGEKQLGELRIQQRSLQLSIQQQNEQIAAQLRAVYRSGNEESIKLLLNGDSSEDAQRLVQYNRYFSNARQSLINGFINEVSDLNLVEKSIRSHRAQQAREETLLKAERSRLTGQQADRRNLLAKLDSDLAKGDKRSKQLLKDQQNLQEMLQRLEEVLADIQIPDQDVPFSSQRGKLVRPLRVVAELPIDGSINLGGVTLRAKEGEPVHAIFQGRVVFSDWMRGFGFLLILDHGDGYMSLYGYNQSLLKEVGEWVGANDTVAMAGSTGGRPDTALFFAIRHNGTPLKPLSWVNAG from the coding sequence ATGATCTTATTATCTCGTTGCCTTCTTTTATGTTTTTTCTTGCTGTCCAGTGTTGGCTGGGCGGCAGGCGAACCACAAACACCAGAGGAGGCTAAACAGCAAATACAAACATTGCAGAAAGATTTAAAGAAGCTTAATGGTTGGCTGAAGGATCTTAAATCTGAACGTTCTGATGTGGAAAAACAGCTTGAAGGTAAAGAAAAAGACATTCAAGAGCTGCTTAAAAAAATTCAAAGCATTCAAGATGGCTTAAAAAAAGGAGAAAAGCAGCTAGGAGAATTAAGAATTCAGCAGCGCTCTCTTCAGTTAAGTATTCAACAACAAAATGAACAAATAGCCGCCCAATTAAGGGCGGTTTATCGTTCTGGCAATGAAGAAAGCATTAAATTGTTATTGAACGGTGACAGTTCGGAAGATGCTCAGCGTTTGGTGCAATACAATCGTTATTTTTCTAATGCTCGACAGTCTCTGATTAACGGCTTCATCAATGAAGTAAGTGATTTGAATCTTGTTGAGAAAAGCATTCGAAGTCATCGCGCTCAGCAAGCGAGAGAAGAAACGTTATTAAAAGCAGAGCGTAGTCGCCTCACTGGCCAACAGGCAGATCGACGTAACTTGCTGGCCAAGCTAGACAGTGACTTGGCGAAGGGCGATAAACGCTCGAAGCAATTATTGAAAGATCAGCAAAATTTACAAGAAATGCTACAGCGCTTAGAAGAAGTGCTTGCGGACATACAGATTCCTGATCAGGATGTGCCTTTTTCCTCGCAACGTGGCAAGCTCGTCCGTCCTTTAAGAGTGGTTGCTGAGCTGCCTATTGATGGAAGTATTAATTTAGGCGGAGTGACATTACGCGCCAAAGAAGGCGAACCGGTTCATGCTATCTTCCAAGGTCGGGTGGTGTTTTCTGATTGGATGCGAGGTTTCGGCTTTTTACTTATTTTAGACCATGGTGATGGTTACATGTCATTATACGGTTATAATCAAAGCTTGTTAAAAGAAGTGGGTGAATGGGTTGGTGCGAATGATACTGTCGCTATGGCAGGAAGCACAGGTGGCCGCCCCGATACTGCCTTGTTTTTTGCGATTCGCCATAACGGCACGCCATTAAAGCCACTTTCTTGGGTGAACGCTGGTTGA
- the gpmI gene encoding 2,3-bisphosphoglycerate-independent phosphoglycerate mutase: MNKKTTALFILDGWGYSETSKSNAIAAANTPNWDALWKNHPHTLIKTSGLAVGLPEGQMGNSEVGHMNLGAGRVVYQNFTRIGKAIEDGSFFENEALVNAVDKAVTAGKAVHILGLLSDGGVHSHHEQIMAMCKLAVKRGAKAVYIHGFTDGRDTPPRSAKTPTAELEAKLAELGVGKIATLTGRYFAMDRDNRWDRVKTAYDAIVLGKGVFQANTAQEAIQAAYDRDENDEFVKATVVGDPAPVQDGDAIIFANFRPDRARQLTRAFTDADFDGFERAVYPKFSSFVTFTEFASDIKADVAFPPIALSNTLGEVLAKQGKKQLRIAETEKYAHVTFFFNGGEEALFDGEERELIPSPNVATYDLQPEMSAPEVTDKLVEVIEAGKYDTIICNFANGDMVGHSGIFSAAVKAVEAVDACLGRIIKALEVNGGQCLITADHGNVEQMLSDDGSQPLTSHTIGPVPLVLFTPTKGVGIKEGALCDLAPTLLDMMGMEKPVEMTGVSLLTHA, translated from the coding sequence ATGAACAAAAAGACCACAGCGCTCTTTATCCTTGATGGATGGGGATACAGCGAGACTTCTAAATCCAATGCCATTGCCGCAGCAAACACACCCAACTGGGACGCACTGTGGAAAAACCATCCTCATACGTTAATTAAAACATCTGGCCTCGCAGTGGGTCTACCTGAAGGCCAAATGGGCAACTCCGAAGTCGGACACATGAATTTGGGCGCTGGTCGTGTTGTTTATCAAAATTTTACTCGTATTGGAAAAGCCATTGAAGATGGCTCTTTTTTTGAAAACGAGGCTCTAGTTAATGCGGTCGATAAAGCGGTTACAGCCGGTAAAGCGGTGCATATTTTAGGCTTGTTGTCTGATGGTGGTGTTCACAGTCATCACGAACAAATTATGGCGATGTGCAAATTAGCAGTAAAACGTGGCGCAAAAGCGGTTTATATTCACGGTTTTACCGACGGTCGAGATACACCACCTCGCTCTGCTAAAACACCAACGGCTGAGCTAGAAGCGAAATTAGCGGAACTGGGTGTCGGCAAAATTGCGACATTAACGGGACGTTATTTTGCGATGGACCGTGACAATCGTTGGGATCGTGTAAAAACGGCTTACGACGCCATTGTATTAGGCAAAGGGGTGTTTCAAGCGAACACCGCGCAAGAAGCGATCCAAGCAGCCTATGACCGTGATGAAAATGACGAGTTTGTAAAAGCGACTGTGGTCGGTGATCCTGCTCCAGTTCAAGATGGTGATGCCATTATCTTTGCTAATTTTCGTCCAGATCGTGCTCGCCAACTCACAAGAGCGTTTACTGACGCTGATTTCGATGGTTTTGAGCGCGCGGTTTATCCGAAGTTTTCGTCATTTGTTACCTTCACAGAGTTTGCGTCAGACATCAAAGCAGATGTCGCCTTTCCTCCGATTGCGTTGAGCAATACGTTAGGTGAAGTATTAGCGAAACAGGGCAAGAAACAGCTTCGGATCGCTGAAACGGAAAAATACGCGCATGTTACGTTCTTCTTTAACGGCGGCGAAGAGGCCTTGTTTGATGGTGAAGAGCGCGAATTGATACCATCACCCAATGTTGCAACATATGATTTACAACCAGAAATGAGCGCGCCAGAAGTCACCGATAAATTAGTTGAAGTTATCGAAGCGGGCAAATACGACACCATCATTTGTAACTTTGCTAATGGCGACATGGTTGGCCACAGCGGTATTTTCTCTGCGGCGGTGAAAGCCGTTGAAGCGGTAGATGCTTGCTTGGGTCGAATTATCAAAGCATTAGAAGTGAACGGAGGTCAGTGTTTGATCACCGCGGATCATGGAAACGTAGAGCAAATGCTAAGTGATGACGGTTCTCAGCCTCTGACATCCCATACTATTGGACCTGTGCCTTTGGTTTTGTTCACTCCTACAAAAGGTGTCGGCATAAAAGAAGGGGCATTGTGTGATCTTGCGCCGACTTTATTGGACATGATGGGAATGGAAAAACCTGTTGAAATGACCGGTGTGAGCTTGCTCACGCACGCCTGA
- a CDS encoding LysR substrate-binding domain-containing protein — translation MRRYIPSSTALKCFEASVRHLSFTKAAEELHLTQSAVSRQIRNLEEFLSRDLFIRLNKRLVLTGTGAAYYKEVVPLLDGMENACLRMLHREDEKTTLTISALPTLASYWLMPRLAKFQLANPQFQIKVRSLDDAAKVDPESIDIILHYGGDHWPRAISHQLMREHVVAVCSPALLARIGDKAIDEWQVDDVTRFPFLHLSSRINAWPDWMVSQGLESGSFAGASFAHFHMLLEAAKNGMGIAIMPTILAERSLQTGELVAPFGQAVATPHEYLLSYPVDKADLEQVVIFRDWLLAK, via the coding sequence ATGCGCCGTTATATCCCATCGTCAACCGCGTTAAAGTGTTTTGAAGCCTCGGTAAGGCACTTAAGTTTTACAAAGGCTGCGGAAGAACTGCACCTGACCCAAAGCGCCGTCAGTCGACAAATTCGAAACCTTGAAGAGTTTTTGTCTCGTGACTTGTTTATACGATTAAATAAACGTCTGGTGCTTACGGGAACCGGGGCTGCGTATTACAAAGAAGTGGTTCCTTTACTTGATGGTATGGAAAACGCCTGCTTGCGCATGCTGCATCGAGAAGACGAGAAAACGACGCTCACCATATCGGCGTTGCCTACCTTAGCGTCTTATTGGTTGATGCCTCGCCTTGCCAAATTTCAACTTGCTAACCCTCAGTTTCAGATTAAAGTCCGTTCATTAGACGATGCCGCGAAGGTCGACCCTGAAAGTATTGATATTATTTTGCATTATGGCGGAGATCATTGGCCGCGAGCGATTTCTCATCAACTGATGCGAGAGCATGTGGTGGCTGTGTGTTCACCGGCGCTATTAGCGCGTATTGGTGATAAAGCCATTGATGAATGGCAAGTTGATGATGTGACGCGTTTTCCATTTCTACATTTATCGTCGCGTATTAATGCGTGGCCGGATTGGATGGTTTCTCAAGGGTTAGAAAGCGGTTCTTTTGCGGGGGCTTCTTTCGCACACTTTCATATGCTGCTGGAAGCCGCCAAAAATGGCATGGGGATTGCGATTATGCCGACTATTTTGGCAGAACGTAGTTTGCAAACAGGCGAGCTGGTGGCGCCTTTTGGTCAAGCGGTTGCCACACCTCATGAATATCTTTTGTCTTATCCTGTCGACAAGGCAGACCTTGAGCAAGTGGTGATTTTTCGAGATTGGTTGTTGGCAAAATAA
- a CDS encoding NAD(P)/FAD-dependent oxidoreductase yields the protein MSKLLCDSLWRASAPAAPVLTSLEGRLEVDVVIVGGGFTGLSAALHMAKLGISVAVVEAQEVGFGGSGRNVGLANAGLWLEPDQLDKTIGAEAGKILYDALAVAPDYVYGLIDEYGIECEATRHGTLHAGVGKAGLVQLERRYEQLVRRGAPVQLLNASEAQSRIGSGKFNSALFDPRAGTIQPLAYARGLADAALKEGAKLFEFSPVNKIEPTPDGWAIHTDAGEVHAEKVILATNAYSEHGVKEQARKFVPIFYSQLASKPLSDAQLASILPNKEGVWDTCTVMSSFRLDKQGRLVFGGMGGEGSVLSNWASQRVKEMYPILNKVEWDYCWTGKIAYSEDHLPHCQQLQNGLFSVAGYSGRGIGPGTVVGAELAQWFAGQRESLSIPTTLLRDIPFRELKRMFYEVGAHTYHLGQQSHALD from the coding sequence ATGTCTAAATTGTTATGTGATTCCTTGTGGCGAGCGAGTGCGCCAGCGGCGCCTGTATTAACGTCATTAGAAGGGCGTTTAGAGGTTGATGTGGTTATCGTCGGCGGTGGCTTTACCGGATTGTCGGCGGCACTGCATATGGCGAAATTAGGGATATCGGTAGCCGTTGTTGAAGCGCAGGAAGTTGGTTTTGGCGGTTCTGGCCGAAATGTCGGTCTTGCCAATGCCGGACTATGGTTAGAGCCGGATCAGCTTGATAAAACCATTGGTGCGGAGGCAGGCAAGATACTCTATGACGCGCTGGCGGTTGCGCCTGATTATGTTTATGGCTTGATCGATGAATACGGCATTGAATGCGAGGCAACACGTCATGGCACCTTGCATGCCGGCGTAGGTAAAGCTGGACTGGTGCAATTAGAACGACGTTATGAACAATTGGTTCGCCGTGGTGCGCCTGTGCAATTATTGAACGCGTCGGAAGCTCAGTCTCGTATTGGTTCTGGGAAGTTCAATTCCGCATTGTTTGATCCGCGAGCGGGCACCATTCAACCTCTGGCGTATGCCCGAGGGTTAGCTGACGCGGCGCTGAAAGAAGGCGCAAAACTATTTGAATTTTCTCCGGTTAATAAGATCGAGCCAACACCAGATGGTTGGGCAATTCACACCGATGCTGGTGAAGTACACGCTGAAAAAGTTATTTTGGCGACTAACGCTTACAGCGAACACGGTGTAAAAGAACAAGCGCGTAAATTTGTGCCTATTTTTTATTCTCAGTTGGCAAGTAAGCCGCTGTCTGATGCACAACTAGCGAGTATTCTGCCTAATAAAGAAGGCGTTTGGGATACCTGTACCGTCATGAGCTCTTTTCGTCTTGATAAACAAGGGCGCTTAGTATTTGGCGGCATGGGAGGCGAAGGTAGTGTGTTATCGAACTGGGCCTCTCAACGAGTAAAGGAAATGTACCCGATTCTTAATAAAGTGGAATGGGATTATTGTTGGACAGGAAAAATTGCTTACAGCGAAGACCATTTGCCTCATTGTCAGCAATTACAGAATGGTTTGTTTAGTGTGGCGGGTTACAGTGGTCGAGGCATTGGTCCTGGCACGGTCGTTGGCGCAGAATTAGCCCAATGGTTTGCTGGTCAGCGAGAAAGCTTGTCGATTCCAACTACCTTGCTAAGAGACATACCTTTTAGAGAGTTAAAGCGCATGTTTTATGAGGTGGGTGCACACACCTATCATCTCGGGCAGCAGTCTCATGCTTTAGATTAG
- a CDS encoding L-piperidine-6-carboxylate dehydrogenase: MSLACLDTLGINTLKQGDTFFSVLTGNTKSLGKGSVFSAHSPIDGAKLSTFNNATPAQLEAVNVELKDAFKVLRTIPAPRRGELVRRIGDEARKYKHELAQVISLEAGKILPEALGEVQEWIDVCDFAVGQSRMLHGLSIVSERPGHRMMEQWHPLGPVAVITAFNFPMAVWAWNTMLGLVCGDPVLLKPSEKAPLCALAMYQIAQNVIADMPDIPKAAVSVMIGDRELGEAIAASETFPLVSATGSTVMGRAVAKTVAGRLGRSLLELGGNNAMIVSKTADLDLALRAIVFSAAGTAGQRCTTLRRLITHESVVDGLVASLAKSYGSLRVGNPLVDGNLVGPLIDERSFDTMQAALETAKQQGGKVICGGERVTEGVPAGGFYVKPAIVRIAHDAPIVHEETFAPIMYVLTYSTFEEAIEIQNEVPQGLSSAVFTESMREAELFMAPAGSDCGIANVNIGTSGAEIGGAFGGEKDTGGGRESGSDAWRNYMRRTTNTVNYGGDLPLAQGIVFE, translated from the coding sequence ATGTCATTAGCTTGCTTAGACACATTGGGTATTAATACTCTAAAACAGGGCGACACCTTTTTCAGTGTGTTAACGGGTAATACGAAGTCGTTAGGGAAAGGCAGCGTCTTTTCTGCTCATAGCCCAATTGATGGTGCTAAATTGTCTACGTTCAATAATGCTACGCCTGCTCAACTTGAAGCGGTGAACGTGGAATTAAAAGACGCATTTAAAGTACTGCGTACTATTCCAGCACCACGTCGCGGTGAATTGGTTCGTCGTATTGGTGACGAAGCACGCAAATACAAACATGAATTGGCGCAAGTAATTTCCCTTGAAGCTGGCAAAATTCTTCCTGAAGCATTGGGCGAAGTACAAGAGTGGATCGACGTGTGTGACTTTGCAGTCGGTCAATCTCGTATGTTGCACGGTTTGTCTATTGTGTCTGAACGTCCAGGACATCGCATGATGGAGCAATGGCACCCACTTGGTCCTGTTGCTGTGATCACGGCGTTTAACTTCCCGATGGCTGTTTGGGCATGGAATACCATGCTTGGCTTGGTTTGTGGCGACCCTGTGTTGTTGAAACCGTCTGAAAAAGCGCCTTTGTGTGCGTTGGCTATGTACCAAATTGCACAAAATGTGATTGCTGATATGCCAGATATTCCGAAAGCAGCGGTGTCTGTAATGATTGGTGATCGTGAGCTTGGCGAAGCCATTGCGGCGAGCGAAACGTTCCCACTGGTTTCTGCAACGGGTTCTACCGTGATGGGTCGTGCTGTTGCGAAAACAGTGGCTGGTCGTCTTGGTCGTTCTTTATTAGAGCTTGGTGGCAACAATGCGATGATCGTTTCTAAGACTGCTGACCTTGATCTTGCATTGCGTGCGATCGTCTTTTCTGCGGCAGGAACAGCGGGTCAACGTTGTACCACGTTACGTCGTCTGATTACCCACGAAAGTGTGGTTGATGGTTTGGTTGCAAGTTTGGCTAAATCCTATGGTTCTCTTCGTGTGGGTAATCCATTAGTCGACGGAAATCTAGTTGGACCGTTAATCGACGAAAGAAGTTTTGACACTATGCAAGCGGCATTGGAAACGGCGAAACAACAAGGTGGCAAAGTCATTTGTGGCGGCGAGCGCGTAACAGAAGGTGTTCCGGCTGGTGGTTTTTATGTGAAGCCTGCGATTGTTCGTATTGCTCATGATGCACCGATTGTTCATGAAGAAACGTTTGCACCGATTATGTATGTATTGACGTACAGCACCTTTGAAGAAGCGATTGAAATTCAGAACGAAGTACCACAAGGTTTGTCTTCTGCTGTGTTTACGGAAAGTATGCGTGAAGCTGAATTGTTTATGGCGCCGGCTGGTTCTGATTGTGGTATTGCTAACGTCAATATCGGTACGTCAGGTGCAGAAATTGGTGGCGCGTTCGGTGGAGAGAAAGATACTGGTGGTGGTCGTGAATCGGGTTCCGATGCATGGAGAAACTACATGCGTCGTACCACTAATACGGTGAACTATGGCGGTGATTTGCCATTGGCTCAAGGTATTGTTTTCGAGTAA